In a genomic window of Desulfosporosinus sp. Sb-LF:
- a CDS encoding molybdopterin-binding protein: MEKIKVQDSVGAILIHDMTQIIPGVIKGPRFRKGHVVREEDIPVLLSMGKEHIYVWDQTPGLIHENEAAERLAQAVSGSGLTLDEPKEGKVTLTAAQDGLLYVSEDGILALNTLEYIVLATLHNHRPVKKGDKVAGTRVVPLMIDEKVVIEAERIVQTFSNPILEVRPLKQLKVGIVTTGSEVYHGRIQDKFGPVLRSKIEGWGSVVLDQTFASDDVPLIQSSIQDQLSQGANMILVSGGMSVDPDDVTPTAIKEMGAELITYGAPILPGAMFLLAYIGDVPIMGLPGCVMYSKTTAFDLFAPRLLTGERLSRLDIVKLGHGGLCLDCPVCTYPHCSFGK; this comes from the coding sequence ATGGAAAAAATTAAAGTGCAAGATTCTGTTGGTGCCATTCTAATTCATGACATGACGCAAATTATCCCCGGTGTCATTAAAGGCCCCCGGTTTCGCAAGGGGCATGTCGTCCGGGAAGAGGATATTCCTGTTCTCCTGAGCATGGGAAAAGAACATATTTACGTCTGGGATCAAACGCCCGGGCTTATTCATGAAAATGAAGCGGCAGAGCGCCTCGCCCAAGCAGTCTCCGGTTCAGGGCTAACCCTTGACGAGCCCAAAGAAGGAAAGGTCACACTTACCGCTGCCCAAGACGGTCTTCTTTATGTCTCAGAAGACGGCATTTTGGCCTTGAATACTTTAGAATATATCGTCCTCGCTACGCTTCACAATCATCGCCCTGTGAAAAAAGGGGATAAAGTCGCTGGGACCCGTGTCGTTCCTCTGATGATCGATGAAAAAGTGGTTATCGAAGCGGAACGAATTGTCCAAACGTTTTCAAATCCTATTCTAGAGGTGCGGCCTCTAAAGCAGTTGAAGGTTGGGATCGTCACAACGGGAAGTGAAGTCTATCATGGACGGATCCAAGATAAGTTCGGCCCAGTACTACGCTCAAAAATTGAAGGTTGGGGATCCGTTGTCCTAGATCAAACGTTTGCTAGCGATGATGTGCCTCTGATTCAAAGCAGCATTCAAGACCAACTAAGTCAGGGGGCAAACATGATCTTAGTCAGCGGAGGCATGTCCGTCGATCCTGACGATGTCACCCCCACAGCCATTAAAGAAATGGGAGCAGAGCTCATCACTTACGGCGCACCGATTTTACCAGGAGCCATGTTTCTACTGGCCTACATCGGAGATGTCCCAATCATGGGGTTACCCGGGTGCGTGATGTATTCTAAAACAACAGCATTTGATTTATTCGCTCCACGCCTGCTTACAGGAGAGCGACTTTCGCGCCTTGACATTGTCAAACTAGGACACGGTGGACTTTGTCTTGACTGCCCGGTCTGCACTTACCCGCATTGTTCTTTCGGCAAATAA